Proteins from a single region of Nomia melanderi isolate GNS246 chromosome 9, iyNomMela1, whole genome shotgun sequence:
- the how gene encoding protein held out wings isoform X13, with protein sequence MRIEHRSKKGTDISIPPEIAKVRASLFQISGVKKEPLVLPEPEGEITTLTEKVYVPVKEHPDFNFVGRILGPRGMTAKQLEQETGCKIMVRGKGSMRDKKKEELNRGKPNWEHLTDELHVLLTVDDTENRATLKLARAVEEVKKLLVPVQADGEDELKKRQLMELAIINGTYRDSNTKVAAVTDLLNVSACDEEWRRVAVAAAETQRLLPGLATPMRTPSAPLGAPLILSPRISVPTTAASLLNGSGPPGSLLSAGDPHGLIYTPYADYANYAALAGSPLLTEYTTADHSGAAAAAAKQRRHLGQIREHPYQRAGALS encoded by the exons AAATCGCGAAGGTGCGGGCAAGTTTATTCCAAATCAGTGGTGTCAAAAAGGAACCACTGGTTTTGCCAGAACCGGAGGGCGAGATCACGACGTTGACAGAGAAAGTCTATGTACCTGTTAAAGAACATCCAGAT ttTAACTTTGTTGGGAGAATCCTTGGACCACGCGGGATGACGGCCAAGCAATTGGAGCAAGAAACAGGATGCAAAATCATGGTGCGGGGTAAAGGATCTATGAGGGACAAAAAGAAG GAGGAGTTAAATCGAGGTAAACCAAACTGGGAGCACCTAACGGATGAACTGCATGTTTTATTAACAGTCGATGATACTGAAAATCGTGCCACATTAAAACTTGCCAGAGCTGTGGAAGAAGTCAAGAAACTCCTTGTTCCCGTG CAGGCTGATGGGGAGGATGAACTGAAAAAGCGACAGTTAATGGAGCTCGCTATCATAAATGGTACCTACCGGGATTCCAACACAAAAGTAGCTGCGGTTACAG ATCTATTGAACGTTTCAGCCTGCGACGAGGAATGGAGACGCGTCGCGGTGGCCGCGGCAGAAACGCAACGACTTCTACCGGGTCTGGCCACACCTATGAGGACACCCAGCGCCCCATTGGGTGCACCGCTAATACTCTCACCGCGGATATCAGTACCAACGACCGCGGCGTCTCTTCTGAATGGTTCAGGCCCGCCAGGCTCGCTTCTCTCTGCCGGCGATCCTCACGGATTAATCTACACGCCGTACGCTGATTACGCCAATTACGCAGCCCTGGCAGGATCACCTCTGCTCACGGAATACACGACTGCTGATCATTCTG GTGCGGCAGCCGCAGCTGCGAAACAGCGTAGGCACCTGGGTCAGATTCGCGAGCACCCTTATCAAAGGGCTGGTGCTTTGTCGTGA
- the angel gene encoding protein angel isoform X2, with product MSSYHDIVPSPTPRIPGVATKQAFLRNLSKTVPLSRTPTTTTTTTTTTTRCNLMETVASTVVQSKFNQASMETFLETYYNNSCDTPINFSSENLECDADPQTVGTADDPCEDVTMSLKDKYKADRQNYKTMRQWTLIKKEKLASNSEEFFIVRLLSFNILAQCLLDTYPFLYKGHDKRALSWKIRRQLLLQEILGAQANVICLQEMQEDHLQEFLVPFTELGYNYIYKKRTNDKKDGLLFLYRSDQFILLDYAKVELYQSGIELLSRDNVGIIAKLAVKDSPETQLVIATTHLLYNPKRNDVRLGQTQLLLAEIERIAFLGNTLTGAKYLPIILSGDFNLIPYSGVYRFITDGMFEYQGKGKNLEHTQFRSLSNSLIPPRLCITDNCQHFNILKKRLRGKGSPTVMLENSERPNLEENLSDNNLTTCSEVNADTLDRQVIEVVRGCQANFSSGTLTHPFHFSSVYKHQNHQGKWEATTNQGTWITVDYIFYSNLEPLERYRLPTVEECDTLPTIPNFAVGSDHFCLGATFKVRKAKL from the exons ATG AGTTCTTACCATGATATCGTCCCGTCTCCGACCCCTCGCATACCCGGAGTAGCAACGAAACAAGCGTTTTTGAGAAACCTTTCCAAGACCGTCCCGTTATCTCGAACACCGACGACGAccaccacgacgacgacgacgaccacccGCTGCAACTTGATGGAAACCGTGGCGAGCACCGTCGTGCAATCGAAATTCAATCAGGCATCGATGGAGACGTTTCTCGAGACGTACTACAATAACAGCTGCGACACGCCGATCAACTTCTCGAGCGAAAATTTAGAGTGCGACGCCGACCCGCAGACCGTCGGCACCGCCGACGACCCGTGCGAGGACGTGACGATGTCTTTGAAAGATAAGTATAAGGCGGACAGGCAGAACTATAAGACGATGAGACAGTGGACGCTGATCAAAAAAG AGAAGCTGGCCTCTAATTCCGAGGAGTTCTTCATCGTGAGACTGCTCTCGTTCAACATTTTGGCGCAGTGTCTGCTGGACACTTATCCGTTTCTGTACAAGGGTCACGACAAACGGGCACTATCTTGGAAGATTAGGAGGCAGCTTCTCTTGCAAGAGATTCTAGGAGCGCAGGCTAAT GTGATATGCCTTCAAGAGATGCAAGAGGATCATTTGCAAGAGTTTCTGGTCCCGTTCACAGAACTGGGGTACAATTATATCTACAAGAAGAGAACAAATGACAAGAAAGATGGCTTACTTTTTCTTTATCGGTCCGACCAATTTATTCTGTTGGACTATGCGAAAGTTGAGCTCTACCAGTCAGGCATAGAGCTATTGAGCAGAGACAATGTTGGGATCATCGCGAAATTGGCGGTTAAGGACAGCCCTGAGACACAGTTGGTGATCGCCACAACTCATTTACTTTATAATCCCAAACGAAATGACGTGAGACTGGGACAGACACAGCTCCTCCTAGCAGAAATTGAAAGGATAGCATTCCTAGGGAATACATT GACAGGCGCTAAATACTTACCAATCATACTGTCAGGGGATTTCAATTTAATACCATATTCTGGAGTGTACAGATTCATTACGGACGGAATGTTTGAATAccaaggaaaaggaaaaaatctTGAGCACACGCAATTTCGATCCCTCTCGAATTCTTTGATCCCGCCTCGACTCTGTATCACGGATAACTGccaacattttaatatattaaaaaaacggTTACGGGGAAAAGGCTCTCCTACAGTAATG TTAGAAAATAGCGAGCGGCCgaatttagaagaaaatttaTCAGATAATAATTTAACTACCTGCAGCGAAGTGAACGCTGACACATTAGACCGTCAGGTGATAGAAGTTGTGCGTGGTTGTCAGGCAAACTTCTCTTCTGGTACCCTCACGCATCCATTCCACTTCTCCAGTGTATATAAACATCAGAATCATCAAGGGAAATGGGAAGCTACAACTAACCAAGGGACGTGGATTACAGTTGACTacattttttatagtaatttagAGCCGTTAGAGAGATACCGGTTGCCGACCGTCGAAGAATGCGACACTTTGCCCACTATACCGAACTTCGCGGTTGGCAGTGACCATTTTTGTTTAGGAGCAACATTCAAGGTACGCAAAGCAAAACTTTAG
- the angel gene encoding protein angel isoform X1: MNTASRLLRKIHTASLDISFKLHHREAKSSYHDIVPSPTPRIPGVATKQAFLRNLSKTVPLSRTPTTTTTTTTTTTRCNLMETVASTVVQSKFNQASMETFLETYYNNSCDTPINFSSENLECDADPQTVGTADDPCEDVTMSLKDKYKADRQNYKTMRQWTLIKKEKLASNSEEFFIVRLLSFNILAQCLLDTYPFLYKGHDKRALSWKIRRQLLLQEILGAQANVICLQEMQEDHLQEFLVPFTELGYNYIYKKRTNDKKDGLLFLYRSDQFILLDYAKVELYQSGIELLSRDNVGIIAKLAVKDSPETQLVIATTHLLYNPKRNDVRLGQTQLLLAEIERIAFLGNTLTGAKYLPIILSGDFNLIPYSGVYRFITDGMFEYQGKGKNLEHTQFRSLSNSLIPPRLCITDNCQHFNILKKRLRGKGSPTVMLENSERPNLEENLSDNNLTTCSEVNADTLDRQVIEVVRGCQANFSSGTLTHPFHFSSVYKHQNHQGKWEATTNQGTWITVDYIFYSNLEPLERYRLPTVEECDTLPTIPNFAVGSDHFCLGATFKVRKAKL, encoded by the exons AGTTCTTACCATGATATCGTCCCGTCTCCGACCCCTCGCATACCCGGAGTAGCAACGAAACAAGCGTTTTTGAGAAACCTTTCCAAGACCGTCCCGTTATCTCGAACACCGACGACGAccaccacgacgacgacgacgaccacccGCTGCAACTTGATGGAAACCGTGGCGAGCACCGTCGTGCAATCGAAATTCAATCAGGCATCGATGGAGACGTTTCTCGAGACGTACTACAATAACAGCTGCGACACGCCGATCAACTTCTCGAGCGAAAATTTAGAGTGCGACGCCGACCCGCAGACCGTCGGCACCGCCGACGACCCGTGCGAGGACGTGACGATGTCTTTGAAAGATAAGTATAAGGCGGACAGGCAGAACTATAAGACGATGAGACAGTGGACGCTGATCAAAAAAG AGAAGCTGGCCTCTAATTCCGAGGAGTTCTTCATCGTGAGACTGCTCTCGTTCAACATTTTGGCGCAGTGTCTGCTGGACACTTATCCGTTTCTGTACAAGGGTCACGACAAACGGGCACTATCTTGGAAGATTAGGAGGCAGCTTCTCTTGCAAGAGATTCTAGGAGCGCAGGCTAAT GTGATATGCCTTCAAGAGATGCAAGAGGATCATTTGCAAGAGTTTCTGGTCCCGTTCACAGAACTGGGGTACAATTATATCTACAAGAAGAGAACAAATGACAAGAAAGATGGCTTACTTTTTCTTTATCGGTCCGACCAATTTATTCTGTTGGACTATGCGAAAGTTGAGCTCTACCAGTCAGGCATAGAGCTATTGAGCAGAGACAATGTTGGGATCATCGCGAAATTGGCGGTTAAGGACAGCCCTGAGACACAGTTGGTGATCGCCACAACTCATTTACTTTATAATCCCAAACGAAATGACGTGAGACTGGGACAGACACAGCTCCTCCTAGCAGAAATTGAAAGGATAGCATTCCTAGGGAATACATT GACAGGCGCTAAATACTTACCAATCATACTGTCAGGGGATTTCAATTTAATACCATATTCTGGAGTGTACAGATTCATTACGGACGGAATGTTTGAATAccaaggaaaaggaaaaaatctTGAGCACACGCAATTTCGATCCCTCTCGAATTCTTTGATCCCGCCTCGACTCTGTATCACGGATAACTGccaacattttaatatattaaaaaaacggTTACGGGGAAAAGGCTCTCCTACAGTAATG TTAGAAAATAGCGAGCGGCCgaatttagaagaaaatttaTCAGATAATAATTTAACTACCTGCAGCGAAGTGAACGCTGACACATTAGACCGTCAGGTGATAGAAGTTGTGCGTGGTTGTCAGGCAAACTTCTCTTCTGGTACCCTCACGCATCCATTCCACTTCTCCAGTGTATATAAACATCAGAATCATCAAGGGAAATGGGAAGCTACAACTAACCAAGGGACGTGGATTACAGTTGACTacattttttatagtaatttagAGCCGTTAGAGAGATACCGGTTGCCGACCGTCGAAGAATGCGACACTTTGCCCACTATACCGAACTTCGCGGTTGGCAGTGACCATTTTTGTTTAGGAGCAACATTCAAGGTACGCAAAGCAAAACTTTAG
- the angel gene encoding protein angel isoform X3 yields the protein METVASTVVQSKFNQASMETFLETYYNNSCDTPINFSSENLECDADPQTVGTADDPCEDVTMSLKDKYKADRQNYKTMRQWTLIKKEKLASNSEEFFIVRLLSFNILAQCLLDTYPFLYKGHDKRALSWKIRRQLLLQEILGAQANVICLQEMQEDHLQEFLVPFTELGYNYIYKKRTNDKKDGLLFLYRSDQFILLDYAKVELYQSGIELLSRDNVGIIAKLAVKDSPETQLVIATTHLLYNPKRNDVRLGQTQLLLAEIERIAFLGNTLTGAKYLPIILSGDFNLIPYSGVYRFITDGMFEYQGKGKNLEHTQFRSLSNSLIPPRLCITDNCQHFNILKKRLRGKGSPTVMLENSERPNLEENLSDNNLTTCSEVNADTLDRQVIEVVRGCQANFSSGTLTHPFHFSSVYKHQNHQGKWEATTNQGTWITVDYIFYSNLEPLERYRLPTVEECDTLPTIPNFAVGSDHFCLGATFKVRKAKL from the exons ATGGAAACCGTGGCGAGCACCGTCGTGCAATCGAAATTCAATCAGGCATCGATGGAGACGTTTCTCGAGACGTACTACAATAACAGCTGCGACACGCCGATCAACTTCTCGAGCGAAAATTTAGAGTGCGACGCCGACCCGCAGACCGTCGGCACCGCCGACGACCCGTGCGAGGACGTGACGATGTCTTTGAAAGATAAGTATAAGGCGGACAGGCAGAACTATAAGACGATGAGACAGTGGACGCTGATCAAAAAAG AGAAGCTGGCCTCTAATTCCGAGGAGTTCTTCATCGTGAGACTGCTCTCGTTCAACATTTTGGCGCAGTGTCTGCTGGACACTTATCCGTTTCTGTACAAGGGTCACGACAAACGGGCACTATCTTGGAAGATTAGGAGGCAGCTTCTCTTGCAAGAGATTCTAGGAGCGCAGGCTAAT GTGATATGCCTTCAAGAGATGCAAGAGGATCATTTGCAAGAGTTTCTGGTCCCGTTCACAGAACTGGGGTACAATTATATCTACAAGAAGAGAACAAATGACAAGAAAGATGGCTTACTTTTTCTTTATCGGTCCGACCAATTTATTCTGTTGGACTATGCGAAAGTTGAGCTCTACCAGTCAGGCATAGAGCTATTGAGCAGAGACAATGTTGGGATCATCGCGAAATTGGCGGTTAAGGACAGCCCTGAGACACAGTTGGTGATCGCCACAACTCATTTACTTTATAATCCCAAACGAAATGACGTGAGACTGGGACAGACACAGCTCCTCCTAGCAGAAATTGAAAGGATAGCATTCCTAGGGAATACATT GACAGGCGCTAAATACTTACCAATCATACTGTCAGGGGATTTCAATTTAATACCATATTCTGGAGTGTACAGATTCATTACGGACGGAATGTTTGAATAccaaggaaaaggaaaaaatctTGAGCACACGCAATTTCGATCCCTCTCGAATTCTTTGATCCCGCCTCGACTCTGTATCACGGATAACTGccaacattttaatatattaaaaaaacggTTACGGGGAAAAGGCTCTCCTACAGTAATG TTAGAAAATAGCGAGCGGCCgaatttagaagaaaatttaTCAGATAATAATTTAACTACCTGCAGCGAAGTGAACGCTGACACATTAGACCGTCAGGTGATAGAAGTTGTGCGTGGTTGTCAGGCAAACTTCTCTTCTGGTACCCTCACGCATCCATTCCACTTCTCCAGTGTATATAAACATCAGAATCATCAAGGGAAATGGGAAGCTACAACTAACCAAGGGACGTGGATTACAGTTGACTacattttttatagtaatttagAGCCGTTAGAGAGATACCGGTTGCCGACCGTCGAAGAATGCGACACTTTGCCCACTATACCGAACTTCGCGGTTGGCAGTGACCATTTTTGTTTAGGAGCAACATTCAAGGTACGCAAAGCAAAACTTTAG